A DNA window from Brassica napus cultivar Da-Ae chromosome A4, Da-Ae, whole genome shotgun sequence contains the following coding sequences:
- the LOC125608225 gene encoding B3 domain-containing protein At2g24670-like has translation MATNDDDANRRYECSSDEGEKRCFDLFAALLLACGDDETRAKRGQDEQERNMLMIETITNAATNTFFEFDDESKNQQHIASSSLEESKRRRVVESNDEPIRAEPIREIKPPVKKRKRPVKRKAPVRKEPVRREPVVTPGWVVDLMKRFKGREGDAKMIFEKAMTKTDLATNQGRLLMPFNQMADMHFLTEAEWKILEEHHKHKGDVKKGVNVDEKMKGVDVILLRRNGNNKGWELNLRIWEMSSNFNYALCTGWNQVVRDNKLKTNQTITLWSFHSRDGTLYFAFDLPTRDEGMALALVPVNSAASSSSSSMVPSEISEEDPFACEEANRRLYQFVRERRTPRVCVQIITNDSSGNLNLLEGGLDLNSTPPEECIEMDSDELEAVQETTSQESLTEPSLVSWRFLEEGKQLCSM, from the coding sequence ATGGCGACCAATGATGATGATGCTAACAGACGCTACGAGTGTTCTTCGGACGAGGGAGAGAAGAGATGCTTTGATCTTTTTGCGGCGTTGCTTCTCGCTTGCGGTGACGATGAAACAAGAGCGAAACGAGGACAAGACGAGCAAGAGAGAAACATGCTCATGATCGAGACTATCACTAATGCTGCCACCAACACTTTCTTCGAGTTTGATGATGAGTCCAAGAATCAACAACACATTGCTTCTTCGAGTTTGGAAGAGTCAAAGAGGCGTCGTGTGGTGGAGTCTAACGACGAACCCATCAGAGCAGAACCTATTAGAGAAATCAAACCTCCGgttaagaaaagaaagagaccGGTTAAAAGAAAGGCGCCGGTTAGAAAGGAACCGGTTAGAAGAGAACCGGTGGTGACCCCGGGATGGGTGGTTGACCTAATGAAGAGATTCAAAGGTCGTGAGGGGGATGCGAAGATGATATTTGAAAAGGCGATGACGAAGACCGACCTCGCAACAAACCAAGGACGTCTCTTGATGCCCTTTAACCAAATGGCTGATATGCACTTTTTGACCGAGGCAGAGTGGAAGATCCTAGAGGAGCATCACAAACACAAGGGAGATGTTAAAAAAGGAGTTAACGTTGATGAGAAAATGAAAGGAGTTGATGTCATCTTGTTGCGTCGTAACGGTAATAACAAGGGATGGGAGCTTAACCTGAGGATATGGGAGATGAGTTCTAATTTCAACTACGCCTTGTGTACTGGTTGGAACCAGGTCGTCCGCGATAACAAGCTAAAGACGAACCAGACTATTACCCTCTGGTCCTTCCACTCCCGTGACGGGACTCTCTACTTTGCTTTCGATCTTCCCACTCGAGATGAAGGTATGGCTCTAGCTCTGGTTCCAGTTAACTCGGcagcttcatcttcatcttcatccatGGTGCCCTCTGAAATCTCTGAGGAGGATCCGTTTGCGTGTGAAGAGGCAAACAGGAGACTTTATCAATTTGTAAGGGAAAGGAGAACTCCTCGAGTTTGTGTTCAAATCATAACAAATGATTCTTCTGGCAACCTCAACCTACTCGAGGGTGGTTTGGATCTAAATAGCACACCACCTGAAGAGTGCATTGAGATGGATTCTGATGAACTCGAGGCTGTACAAGAGACGACCTCACAGGAATCCCTCACTGAGCCCTCACTAGTATCCTGGAGGTTCCTGGAGGAGGGGAAACAGCTCTGCTCTATGTGA